In Streptomyces nodosus, one DNA window encodes the following:
- the cofC gene encoding 2-phospho-L-lactate guanylyltransferase, whose product MQWTVVVPVKALARAKSRLSDTAADGLRPGLALAFAQDTVTAVLDCAAVRDVAVVTDDPLAGRELAALGAGIVPDEPGDGLNAALTHAAAVVRRRRPNGAVAALNADLPALRTAELARVLEAATEFPRAFLPDTAEIGTTLLTAAPGRELQPVFGVDSRVRHRASGAVELALDAVDSVRQDVDTGDDLRAALALGVGPHTAAAAARLLIPGHRPD is encoded by the coding sequence GTGCAGTGGACTGTGGTCGTACCCGTGAAAGCCCTGGCGCGGGCCAAGAGCAGGCTCTCGGACACCGCGGCGGACGGTCTGCGTCCGGGACTCGCTCTCGCCTTCGCCCAGGACACGGTGACAGCGGTGCTCGACTGTGCCGCGGTGCGGGATGTGGCGGTCGTCACGGACGATCCGCTCGCCGGACGCGAGCTGGCGGCCCTGGGCGCGGGCATCGTGCCGGACGAGCCCGGCGACGGTCTGAACGCCGCGCTCACCCATGCCGCGGCAGTCGTACGGCGACGGCGCCCGAACGGCGCGGTGGCGGCGCTCAACGCCGATCTCCCGGCGCTGCGCACCGCGGAATTGGCCCGGGTGCTCGAGGCCGCGACCGAATTCCCGCGCGCTTTTCTGCCCGACACCGCCGAAATCGGTACGACGCTGCTCACCGCCGCCCCGGGCCGGGAATTGCAGCCCGTTTTCGGTGTCGATTCGCGCGTACGGCACCGCGCCTCGGGAGCCGTGGAACTCGCGCTGGACGCGGTGGATTCCGTTCGCCAGGACGTGGACACCGGGGACGATCTGCGCGCGGCACTGGCCCTGGGCGTCGGCCCCCATACCGCGGCGGCGGCCGCCCGACTCCTGATCCCGGGCCACCGGCCCGACTGA
- a CDS encoding lysophospholipid acyltransferase family protein: MPRRRIGFWYRFAAVLCKPPLVVLLKRDWRGMENIPAEGGFITAVNHNSHADPFAYAHYQYNTGRVPRFLAKSGLFRKGLVGAAMRGTRQIPVYRESTDALSAFRAAIDAVERGECVAFYPEGTLTRDPDGWPMTGKTGAARVALQTRCPVIPVAQWGANELLPAYAKKPKLLPRKTHHVLAGPPVDLTRFYDREMTPELLKEATETIMAAITRLLEEIRGEKAPEKPFDPREVRIEQRRRSAAQEQEREKEGQGQ; encoded by the coding sequence GTGCCCCGCCGCAGAATCGGCTTCTGGTACCGCTTCGCAGCGGTCCTCTGCAAACCGCCGTTGGTGGTTCTGCTCAAGCGGGACTGGCGCGGAATGGAGAACATTCCGGCCGAGGGTGGATTCATCACCGCGGTGAACCACAATTCCCATGCGGATCCGTTCGCCTACGCCCACTATCAGTACAACACCGGACGCGTTCCCCGTTTCCTCGCGAAGAGCGGTCTGTTCAGGAAGGGACTGGTCGGTGCCGCGATGCGCGGAACCCGGCAGATCCCCGTCTACCGCGAGAGCACGGACGCCCTCAGCGCCTTCCGGGCCGCGATCGATGCCGTGGAGCGCGGCGAGTGCGTCGCCTTCTACCCCGAGGGCACCCTCACCCGCGATCCGGACGGCTGGCCCATGACCGGCAAGACCGGTGCGGCCCGGGTCGCCCTGCAGACCAGGTGCCCGGTGATCCCCGTCGCCCAGTGGGGCGCCAATGAACTGCTGCCGGCCTACGCCAAGAAGCCGAAGCTGCTGCCGCGCAAGACGCACCATGTGCTCGCGGGTCCGCCCGTCGACCTCACGCGCTTCTACGACCGGGAGATGACTCCGGAGCTGCTGAAGGAGGCGACGGAGACCATCATGGCCGCCATCACGCGCCTGCTGGAGGAGATCCGCGGCGAGAAGGCGCCCGAGAAGCCGTTCGACCCGCGCGAGGTGCGCATCGAGCAGCGCCGCCGGAGTGCCGCACAGGAGCAGGAACGGGAGAAGGAGGGGCAGGGCCAGTGA
- a CDS encoding NAD(P)H-dependent glycerol-3-phosphate dehydrogenase yields the protein MSKPVKVAVFGTGSWGTAFGMVLADAGCEVTLWARRAGLVEAVNSTRTNPDYLPGVELPGNLRATTDPAEAARDADFTILAVPSQTLRENLAEWTPLLAPGTILVSLMKGVELGSAMRMSEVIEDVAKVGPERVAVITGPNLAREIAARMPAAAVVAATDEDVARRLQAVCHTPYFRPYTNTDVVGCELGGAVKNVIGLAVGIADGMGLGDNAKGSLITRGLAETTRLGLAMGADPLTFSGLAGLGDLVATCSSPLSRNHTFGTNLGKGMTLEETIAVTRQTAEGVKSCESVLDLARRHGVDMPITRTVVGIVHEGTSPVAALKELMSRSAKPERR from the coding sequence GTGAGCAAGCCGGTCAAGGTGGCCGTGTTCGGAACGGGATCGTGGGGGACGGCCTTCGGCATGGTGCTCGCCGACGCCGGCTGCGAGGTCACCCTCTGGGCGCGGCGGGCCGGACTCGTCGAGGCGGTCAACTCCACCCGTACGAACCCGGACTACCTGCCGGGCGTCGAGCTTCCCGGGAATCTGAGGGCCACCACGGACCCCGCCGAGGCCGCGCGGGACGCCGACTTCACGATACTCGCGGTCCCCTCGCAGACCCTGCGCGAGAACCTCGCCGAGTGGACGCCCCTGCTCGCGCCCGGGACGATCCTCGTCTCCCTGATGAAGGGCGTCGAACTGGGCTCCGCCATGCGGATGAGCGAGGTGATCGAGGATGTCGCCAAGGTCGGTCCGGAGCGCGTGGCCGTGATCACCGGACCCAATCTGGCCCGGGAGATCGCCGCTCGTATGCCGGCCGCCGCCGTGGTCGCCGCCACCGACGAGGACGTCGCCCGCCGGCTCCAGGCCGTCTGTCACACGCCGTACTTCCGGCCCTACACCAACACCGATGTGGTCGGCTGCGAACTCGGCGGTGCGGTCAAGAACGTCATCGGCCTGGCGGTCGGCATCGCCGACGGCATGGGGCTCGGCGACAACGCCAAGGGCTCGCTGATCACCCGCGGGCTCGCCGAGACCACCCGGCTCGGACTCGCCATGGGTGCCGACCCGCTGACCTTCTCCGGGCTCGCGGGCCTCGGCGACCTGGTGGCCACCTGCTCCTCGCCGCTGTCGCGCAACCACACCTTCGGCACCAATCTGGGCAAGGGCATGACGCTGGAGGAGACCATCGCGGTCACCCGGCAGACCGCCGAGGGCGTCAAGTCCTGTGAGTCCGTGCTGGATCTGGCCCGCAGGCACGGTGTCGACATGCCCATCACCAGGACCGTGGTCGGCATCGTCCACGAGGGCACCTCGCCGGTGGCCGCGCTGAAGGAACTGATGTCGCGCAGCGCGAAGCCGGAACGACGCTGA